The following are encoded in a window of Bombus pyrosoma isolate SC7728 unplaced genomic scaffold, ASM1482585v1 HiC_scaffold_4712, whole genome shotgun sequence genomic DNA:
- the LOC122577461 gene encoding uncharacterized protein LOC122577461 isoform X1, with protein MCVLYVVMRSFGGYVRYCKLNKLFLVLVFIIIIIIFFYLSFLNILVCWGLYFFFAGVGYVGYGHGSTCTCSTCTVRIILFILISSSFLWRSSVCLPGLVFIVLAQEEKGFPKMCGWLVKTIQMNVRRLTSLRRLLPESWIFSCVTVLVVVAIMILNGEYRGVLVKGSLCRLSHARGRRVPKYVSGPRRCRQEQNIV; from the exons ATGTGTGTTTTGTACGTGGTAATGCGTAGTTTTGGCGGTTATGTtcgatattgtaaattaaataaactattCTTAGTGTtggtttttattattattattattatttttttttatttaagtttcctcaatattttagtttgttggggtttatattttttctttgcgGGTGTAGGTTATGTTGGTTATGGACATGGAAGTACCTGCACTTGTTCAACCTGTACAgtacgtattattttatttattttaatttcgtccTCTTTCCTATGGCGTTCGTCCGTTTGTCTGCCTGGTcttgtatttattgttttagCACAAGAGGAGAAGGGATTCCCAAAAATGTGTGGATGGCTCGTGAAGACGATACAGATGAATGTGCGAAGGCTCACTTCCCTGAGGAGACTTCTGCCGGAGTCCTGGATATTCTCCTGTGTCACTGTTCTTGTG GTTGTGGcgattatgattttaaatggTGAATACAGAGGTGTCCTCGTCAAAGGTTCCTTATGCAGACTGTCCCA CGCAAGAGGAAGACGGGTTCCAAAATATGTGAGTGGTCCCAGAAGGTGCAGGCAAGAACAAAATATCGTGTGA
- the LOC122577461 gene encoding uncharacterized protein LOC122577461 isoform X3 — protein MCVLYVVMRSFGGYVRYCKLNKLFLVLVFIFFLCGCRLCWLWTWKYLHLFNLYTQEEKGFPKMCGWLVKTIQMNVRRLTSLRRLLPESWIFSCVTVLVVVAIMILNGEYRGVLVKGSLCRLSHARGRRVPKYVSGPRRCRQEQNIV, from the exons ATGTGTGTTTTGTACGTGGTAATGCGTAGTTTTGGCGGTTATGTtcgatattgtaaattaaataaactattCTTAGTGTtggtt tttatattttttctttgcgGGTGTAGGTTATGTTGGTTATGGACATGGAAGTACCTGCACTTGTTCAACCTGTACA CACAAGAGGAGAAGGGATTCCCAAAAATGTGTGGATGGCTCGTGAAGACGATACAGATGAATGTGCGAAGGCTCACTTCCCTGAGGAGACTTCTGCCGGAGTCCTGGATATTCTCCTGTGTCACTGTTCTTGTG GTTGTGGcgattatgattttaaatggTGAATACAGAGGTGTCCTCGTCAAAGGTTCCTTATGCAGACTGTCCCA CGCAAGAGGAAGACGGGTTCCAAAATATGTGAGTGGTCCCAGAAGGTGCAGGCAAGAACAAAATATCGTGTGA
- the LOC122577461 gene encoding uncharacterized protein LOC122577461 isoform X2: MCVLYVVMRSFGGYVRYCKLNKLFLVLVFIFFLCGCRLCWLWTWKYLHLFNLYTQEEKGFPKMCGWLVKTIQMNVRRLTSLRRLLPESWIFSCVTVLVVVAIMILNGEYRGVLVKGSLCRLSHARGRRVPKYVSGPRRCRQEQNIV, encoded by the exons ATGTGTGTTTTGTACGTGGTAATGCGTAGTTTTGGCGGTTATGTtcgatattgtaaattaaataaactattCTTAGTGTtggtttttat attttttctttgcgGGTGTAGGTTATGTTGGTTATGGACATGGAAGTACCTGCACTTGTTCAACCTGTACA CACAAGAGGAGAAGGGATTCCCAAAAATGTGTGGATGGCTCGTGAAGACGATACAGATGAATGTGCGAAGGCTCACTTCCCTGAGGAGACTTCTGCCGGAGTCCTGGATATTCTCCTGTGTCACTGTTCTTGTG GTTGTGGcgattatgattttaaatggTGAATACAGAGGTGTCCTCGTCAAAGGTTCCTTATGCAGACTGTCCCA CGCAAGAGGAAGACGGGTTCCAAAATATGTGAGTGGTCCCAGAAGGTGCAGGCAAGAACAAAATATCGTGTGA